In candidate division WOR-3 bacterium, a single genomic region encodes these proteins:
- a CDS encoding sigma-70 family RNA polymerase sigma factor, whose amino-acid sequence MLEKKGSLIEKVNELKTRLSKYQELSDEELVHLVKMGEVEPFDELVRRHEVKVHSLCYKMLKNYDDAKDMAQETFLKAYRNIKNFDGRSKFTTWLYRIAVNNCINFMKKEHPSEEIKDEILEIPKDDPVEQYKKKKMKEVIYNAISKLPEVQKSVFTLRALEELPYQEISAILNKPVNTVKVNYHLAVKNLKNYLKGKI is encoded by the coding sequence ATGTTAGAGAAGAAGGGCTCATTGATTGAAAAGGTAAACGAACTAAAGACCCGTTTGTCTAAATATCAGGAGCTAAGCGATGAAGAACTTGTCCATCTGGTTAAAATGGGTGAGGTTGAGCCGTTTGATGAACTCGTCCGAAGACATGAGGTTAAGGTTCATAGTCTTTGCTATAAGATGCTGAAGAATTATGATGATGCAAAGGATATGGCACAGGAGACTTTTTTAAAGGCATACAGAAATATAAAAAATTTTGATGGTCGTTCTAAGTTTACGACCTGGTTATATCGGATTGCGGTAAATAATTGCATAAACTTTATGAAAAAAGAGCATCCATCAGAAGAGATAAAGGATGAGATACTGGAAATTCCAAAGGACGACCCGGTTGAGCAATATAAAAAGAAAAAAATGAAAGAGGTTATTTATAATGCGATATCAAAATTGCCTGAGGTTCAGAAGAGTGTTTTTACTTTAAGGGCGCTTGAGGAATTGCCATATCAGGAGATAAGTGCGATACTCAACAAGCCAGTGAATACAGTAAAAGTAAATTATCATCTTGCCGTTAAAAATTTGAAAAATTATTTGAAGGGTAAGATATGA
- the era gene encoding GTPase Era, with the protein MKSGYVAIIGEPNVGKSTLLNRLINTKLSIVSNKPQTTRNKILGILTESECQCIFIDTPGIFEPTYELQERMVNAAKEAINDADLLLWLVDPFFRPEKFPLKFLKFFDGKKLIIVVNKIDLVKKNDILPLIDKLKAYNPDEIFLISALKGDGVEELKQAVFQKLPESPFLYEPDQISDQPERFFVSEIIREKLFIHLKKEIPYATCVMIEEFKEQEGRKILIRATIYVERDTQKRILIGSRGNLLKRIGTEARKEIENLLGREVYLDLWVKVREKWRKDPIFLKELGY; encoded by the coding sequence ATGAAGAGTGGATATGTAGCAATAATTGGTGAGCCAAATGTGGGTAAATCCACATTGCTCAATCGTTTAATAAATACAAAACTTTCTATTGTCAGTAATAAACCCCAAACAACGAGGAATAAAATCTTGGGTATTCTGACAGAAAGTGAATGTCAGTGTATATTTATTGATACACCGGGCATCTTTGAACCAACCTATGAACTTCAGGAAAGAATGGTGAATGCAGCAAAAGAGGCAATAAATGATGCAGATTTATTGTTGTGGCTTGTTGACCCTTTTTTCAGGCCGGAAAAATTCCCCCTTAAATTCTTAAAATTTTTTGATGGCAAGAAATTGATCATCGTGGTCAATAAAATTGACCTTGTCAAAAAAAATGACATTTTGCCACTTATCGATAAATTAAAAGCATACAACCCTGATGAAATATTTTTAATATCGGCATTGAAGGGTGATGGTGTTGAAGAATTAAAACAGGCGGTTTTCCAAAAGCTTCCTGAAAGTCCTTTTCTATATGAACCTGACCAGATTTCTGATCAACCCGAGAGATTTTTTGTAAGTGAAATAATTCGTGAAAAATTATTTATCCATTTAAAAAAAGAAATACCCTATGCAACCTGTGTGATGATTGAAGAATTCAAAGAACAGGAAGGAAGAAAAATTTTAATAAGGGCAACAATATATGTAGAAAGGGATACACAAAAGAGAATTTTGATTGGGAGTAGAGGGAATTTATTGAAAAGAATAGGGACTGAAGCAAGGAAGGAAATAGAAAATTTATTGGGGAGAGAAGTTTATCTTGATCTGTGGGTGAAGGTCAGGGAAAAATGGCGCAAAGATCCTATCTTTTTAAAAGAACTCGGATATTGA
- a CDS encoding adenosine-specific kinase — protein MEIKKVGIKPPEGTNVICGQTHFIKTVEDLYEALVNSVPGIKFGIGFCEASGPCLVRYDGNDSELTELAKDYAYKIGAGHFFIIFIKNAFPINVLDKIKNCYEVLNIFCATANPVEILYVEDEQGKGIIGVIDGYASKGIEDEKAREERYKFLRKIGYKL, from the coding sequence ATGGAAATAAAGAAAGTCGGAATAAAACCACCTGAAGGAACAAATGTGATATGTGGTCAGACACATTTTATTAAAACCGTAGAAGATTTATATGAAGCATTGGTAAATTCAGTTCCGGGCATTAAATTTGGTATCGGCTTTTGTGAAGCATCAGGACCCTGTCTTGTCCGATATGATGGCAATGATTCAGAATTAACAGAACTCGCCAAAGATTATGCCTATAAAATTGGTGCCGGGCATTTCTTTATTATCTTTATCAAGAATGCATTTCCCATAAATGTTCTGGATAAGATAAAAAATTGTTATGAAGTCTTAAATATCTTCTGTGCAACTGCCAATCCTGTAGAGATTCTATATGTAGAAGATGAACAGGGTAAGGGAATTATTGGTGTGATTGATGGTTATGCTTCAAAAGGTATAGAAGACGAAAAAGCAAGAGAAGAAAGGTATAAATTTTTGAGAAAGATTGGATATAAATTATAG
- the larC gene encoding nickel pincer cofactor biosynthesis protein LarC: MRVIYFDPILGASGDMILSSLIDLGVETEYLKQSLKFIPDLKIRVESVSRQGIMAKQIEFITKKIVKEKDFIPLIKKSNLKDSIKTNAIKIINRIFDVEKKVHGSRHLHLHELADVDTIIDITGALIALDFLDIDKVYSRPLKAGTGLIDTVEGKMPAFNLATAQLLKNAPVEFLPVQFEFTTPTAAAILSTIAEFKDSLTINNIERVGLGAGAKKLDGYPNLLRAFLGEIDLSLSDECLVIETNIDDQNPQDFELILEKLYEAGALEVFYTPVIMKHSRPGILLSVIADGFNQKIINTIFNETTTLGIRMDYKKRIKLKREIKKVKTPWGNLRIKVADFNRRNSFTIEYQDLKSIAKNLNKPIRSLRIEIERYVREEGLID, from the coding sequence ATGAGGGTAATATATTTTGATCCAATACTCGGGGCAAGTGGTGATATGATTCTGTCAAGTTTAATTGACCTCGGCGTTGAGACAGAATATTTGAAACAGTCTTTAAAATTCATTCCTGATTTAAAAATCAGGGTTGAATCGGTCTCTCGTCAGGGTATAATGGCAAAACAGATTGAATTTATTACAAAAAAGATTGTAAAAGAAAAAGACTTTATCCCTCTGATTAAAAAAAGTAATTTAAAAGATTCTATAAAAACTAATGCAATAAAGATTATCAACCGTATATTTGATGTTGAGAAGAAGGTTCACGGTTCACGGCACCTCCATCTCCATGAACTTGCAGATGTTGATACAATAATTGATATAACCGGTGCACTTATAGCCCTTGATTTTTTAGATATTGATAAAGTATATTCACGACCTTTAAAGGCAGGGACCGGATTGATTGATACAGTTGAAGGGAAAATGCCTGCATTTAATCTTGCCACCGCACAGTTATTAAAGAATGCACCGGTTGAGTTTTTACCTGTACAATTTGAATTTACTACACCTACTGCTGCGGCGATATTGAGCACGATCGCTGAATTTAAGGATTCTTTGACGATAAATAATATTGAACGAGTCGGACTCGGTGCCGGTGCAAAAAAATTAGATGGTTATCCCAATCTTTTGAGGGCTTTTCTTGGCGAAATTGACTTGAGCCTCAGTGACGAGTGCCTTGTTATTGAAACAAATATTGATGACCAGAATCCCCAGGATTTTGAATTAATATTAGAAAAGTTATATGAGGCAGGTGCACTTGAGGTATTTTATACACCCGTCATAATGAAACATTCAAGACCCGGAATCCTGCTTAGTGTGATTGCTGATGGTTTTAATCAGAAAATAATAAATACGATATTCAATGAGACAACAACCCTCGGTATAAGAATGGATTATAAAAAACGGATAAAACTAAAAAGGGAGATAAAAAAAGTAAAAACACCATGGGGTAATTTGCGGATAAAAGTTGCTGATTTTAACCGAAGAAATAGCTTTACAATAGAGTATCAGGATTTGAAATCAATAGCAAAAAATTTGAATAAACCCATAAGGTCATTAAGAATAGAAATTGAAAGATATGTTAGAGAAGAAGGGCTCATTGATTGA